GAGATGGGCGATCAGCATTTTGAACCCCTGGAATAGAAAGATCGCATTGACATTGCTgagtcaatatatttttattaaatgaatatGCATCTGCAGAAATATTACCTTGTAACTTGGGGATATCAGCATCACTTGCAGCTTGAGAGAGACAACACTCCACTGACAATGGCTGTTGAGAGTCCACGGTTAACCGACTGTTCTCAGCATCATGAATATTAGTAGTTTGCTGCTGTTGCTTTTCTTGAACAACTTGCATTTCCCACAATTCGGCAGCTACATCTCTAGAACTCTCATGCTTAATGATATTAGAATTAAAAATTGGGCCATCACTATCCGAAATACCAGATTTTCCAGCATCATTAAGAATATCTTCCCTTTTCCAACTGATGTTCCCATCTTTCGTAGCATCATGCACATCTTGATAGGGATGCAGCTCCTGGCTCTTCGATGCTTCGCGCTCATTATTAGGTACATTTGCTGAGGTTTTATGGATGTCTTCACGAGTATTAGAGTTCCTCAAACTAGGAGGATCTTCAGGAAACTGTCGTTTGCTCTTCTGGTACCTTGATCCACTGCTCCTGTCAGATTCATGGTGCATATACCGACAGGATGCTCCACGATAACACCTTCCTCTACGGAAGTCAAAGCATTCTGGAATATGACCCTTCTGCCGTCTCATATTTTCAATGCTGACCTCACCTGCACGCCAGGATAGGGGAGACCTGCTCCTGCTTCTTCGACTCCTTGGAGACCAGCTGAAACACAGGAAGTATTGACATTAAAGTGTTGACAGCTCCTATGCCCCAGAAAGTTATGAAAGTACAGAGTACGAGGTCACAAGCAAAGTAAAAGGCCTACAGCTAATATTCTAAACACCAAACAGCAAGTAATCAACCAATTACAGTGATCAAGTTGTATATAAAATGCACAAAATACCTGCGAGATCGGCTTCGCCTCTCCCTTCTTTTCCGGGGACGACTCCTCCTACTTCGGTCTATAGGAGATTGGCTACGGCTCCTACTTCTTCCCCTCTTAGTACGCCTCCGAGTGTGGTGGGAATCATCAGTGTCACTGTCAGTAGCATCATCCTTCACCAATCTCCCAAATTCATCAACTTTTAAAGGTGTCGATTCAAGTTTCgtgtttttctctttatttttcttttgagacaTGGCACTCTTAGAAACATCAATACCAGTGCCTCCCAAGTCATCTTTTTCCAAGAGAGCCTCATGTGAAGCAGCATGGCTAATAGCCACTTGATTTTCATGGTTATAATCAACATGTTCATCAGTTGTCCCACTTGAGATAGATGCTGTACCAGTATCCTTCACCACTTTTTGTGAATCTGAGGTAACTTCTGGAGCCTTATGGGCAATGCTGGATTCAGAGTGCAGTCCAAACCCCTTTTCAGTCTCGTAGAAACCCTTGGATACCACATCTGTCCCTAGATTATGACTAGAATCTCTATTGGAATTCATAGCAAGAGGTGTAATTGATGGTGAAAGTGTTAGGGGACAACCATCTTCACAGTGGGGCTTATCATCATTTTCTGAACTGTCATCAGAAGCATAGCCTTGTAGAAGTCTGAATGGGCTGCCACCTTTGATTGGTTCACCAAAACACTCATCAGTAGGGATGGCTTCAGCTGCACCAAAAGTCTTGGACAGACAAATAAGCTCATTAGATAGAGAAGCAGGAGATTTCTCTAAATTTCTGGCAATGGTATGCTCTGAAGCTCCAGCTGAACTCACAATTGGGATATGAACATCATAAATTGGCTTTCTGAATGTTGAGTTGTCAAGATGAAGCcctgaataaaatataataataaagagTCTGAACTTAGAGGAGGTGCAACCCAAATGAAAGATCGTTCCATATCAACGAAAAAGAACAAGCTAGATGAGAAATGAACAAAAAAGATAGATTATGAATACACAGTTGAGATGAGATCAACTTTAACAAAAATTACACAGGTTTAATAAGGTTATAATTAAACTTTAACAAAAATTACACAGGTCTAATCAGGTTATAATCCACTGCCTCCGTCAATTGGTGTATTGTTGGGAGGGTAGTTTATCAAGATTGAAATTAAACAACCCAACAGCTGCATCAGGAACTGAAAGATCCAAACCAACCGAGTCCCTTTGGAGTAAGGTACCATGAGCATGATCTCCAACTCCTAGAATAGGTAAATGCCTTATTTTTCAATGAGAAGTTAATACTAAAATTCTAAGTTACAATTAGAAACTGAAAGAGCTGCAATGTAAAGATTAATCTTGTGTACTGCAATCTATTAATAATTCAACAAAAGAACTTCACTTTCAATATCACTAATACTCGTGAAGTTGATATGACCCTCGTGAGTATAAAGTCACTTCAGCAAATCTGTGAACATTAAAAGCAACTCTAAAGCTCGAGCAAGGCTCATGGTTGGAAGCATAAATTAAAGCAAAAGCTTCAAGGTGCATgctttgagaatttgaaaagtGATTCACCTTGGAGGGAAAAGATCAGAAGACAATCTATGCTAAAATTGATAATGAAGAGAAAACACAGAAAAGAGATATTCGAGTACAACCTTTACCTTCTTCTCCTATTTTGGAGGGCCCAGAGCAAGTCCCTTTTTCAGATGAGGCTTCCTTCATTAGGCTACCTTCCGCTAAACTATGTTGTGCATGTAAATGCTCATTTGCATCACACTTCTTAGGGACCAAATCACACCCATTGTTTGGTATTTCAATTGAGTGATTGACTCCCTGATCATTATCAGACTGGGCGAAATCATCTTAAAACCACCCATTAaaggacaaaaaagaaaataataatcagcttcttacttgtcaaaaaaaggTGCTCAATCAAAGACTATATAGACTAGGAGAAATGTAAATAACCGCTTTTAACAATTCTTGCTTTCCCCTAAGGCCTCTAACCAACAAAATTCAACACAAACATCATCAGAAGAAATGACTTACAATCCATATAACAAATTAATAAGGGAATTGGACAGCTTGAACAAGATCAAAGTGAGATAAATTCACTTCAAGTTagatattatatgatatttaattggaataaagaaaaactaaacCAAAAAAAGGCTAGACATTAGAAAGATATGATGACCTATATTTTGGCTTACAAGAAGGCCAGAATCCAATAATCTAATGGAGAAAAAACCTAGACATTAGAAGGTAAGATAACCTATATCATGGCTTTCAAGAAGGCCAGAATCCAAAACTCTAATGGAAAAGAATCTCATAGCCTGTGATGACAAGTGAAATGTAAATCAACATCCTTGGTAGATTGTATTTTCCCATTAAGACAaccaataaacaaaattataagaaataaataaaaaaagaaaaaaggttgCACAATTGTGTTCATTGGGATGGTTTATCACTGGTTTCTTTGGATGTGAGAGCCGAAAGGTCAGTTTTAATGGCTTTGTGGTATTAAGTTTTCAGCATCAAGCTATAGGTTTTCGTTAATGGGCATGTGGATGGAGGTAATCTTTTAAGATTCCAGAGAATCTTAAATGATTACCCCATTTGGATAGACTTCAGTGGGGAGAATCCAGATGGCTAAGGGAATTTGGAACCCATTCCAACCACTTTTTGAAGGAACTATTAATTCCATTCTAAAGTCCCACCTCACTTGGAATGTcctttcttaaaaataaacaaaaatatccttttaaatttttttttgataaataaacggtagtattaataagaataggcatagcccaagtacacaacgAATAGGTCGCTAAATAGCAATAGCCCATTGAAATAAAGTGCTGAAAAATAACACGCAAAGCTCCTCTAGTGTGTGCTCCTTCTCTTCGAAGGTCCTCTCGTTACGCTCTTGccataagcaccacataatgcagatagGGACCATCACCCAACTCGCCAAAAGCTCAACCACTGAAGCTGGCATCACCCAGTTTAGGCCTATGCAACGGAAAATTTCGCACCACAGGACTCTAGCTGTCTCACAGTGTAGTAAGAGATGATCCACTGTCTCACTggctttcttacacatacaacaccaatctgaaATAATTATCCGTCGCTTTCGCAAGTTATCGGTAGTCAGAATTTTACCCAGGGCTGCTGTCCATGCGAAAAAAAGTGCTTTGGGAGGCGCCTTGTTCCTccactaattaaatttttttaattagttacatagttttatttatataatctaCTTACAGCTGATCAACATTAGCctgattattttttaactttgccTAATGACTACAAATATGACTGTGATTCAAGTTCTTGCAGATGCAACTGTGAGTCAATTATATATGAGTGGCATTGATCTATGGTcgataaaaattttatcatttgcataaacatttttttttttaatgtataccGTTTTTTTGTTGGATACTATTTGTTTGATCAACTTTTATGCTACCATTTGATCAAAGAATTTTATGTTacaatttttttgttcattgtTTCCATttgttgaaataaaaaaattagaagaaatacTTCAAAAAGCCTGATACACTTCAGAGAAAatattgggatattttggaaAGAACAAATAGCTCCAATAGAATTCTTAGCAATAAACCATACATAAGAACCTCATATTAAAGTGAATCATAACATATTCCCAGTATTTCCAAAATTGAATTTAGTCACATTCCCAAGAATTCAAATTCACAGATATCATATTCTTAGGAATTTATATGCCAAGGGAATGTTAGATTTCGCAAACAAAACACCCCATGAGGGTATAATCTTTTAGGTCCTTATTCAGTGAACTCCTGCATATCATTTGTTCATTATGCACGATCAAAAACTAGAAACTTGAAATTTTGATGACATTAATGATCAGCAGTAATAAATTTAAGAAATCCAGACAGCCTAAGATTTTATTATTCACACGAAACCATTAGATTTACAGGAGAAAAATTTAGCAATAGTAGAGGTAGGAAGAGAGAGAACCTTCAATGCTGCACTGTAAGTCAGTAACTCTTATCAGTATTGAAAAAACTCAAAGAAAACTTCATAGCCATTCAATGACGTGGTTGGTAGACTCCAAGTTTATTATCTACTTTCCTTGACAAAGTACCGAATGATCTCCAAAAATTCATTTCTACTGTTGTAGTATTGTATCCTACTAGAGGATTTCTGCAGTAAATTACTGGTAAGTacagtttttttaataataaaaaattaactctttaaaaggagaaaaatCCAAATGCTTTCTCAACAACATTCACGTGATTTTTTAAACAGTAACTTTTACTAGTGCGTGGTGAACTCCAAAAGTTCATAACAAAAACCTGTTgaaccttaaaaataaatttgtagaaCTCATCATAACTACATGACAAACAGATAACAAATTTCTAAGAAAGTAACAAGTATCTTATAACACATGACATGAAAGCCAGTGAGGTCAAGCCTTCATCTAAGGAAAAGGGAAGCAATCATGCATACAATACAAACACACTAGACATAAAAATGCCATATTACTAATACTGGGAAGAACAACCACAATAGGTCATACTTACCTTCCATCTCCATGTCAGAATCTGTAGGTGAATAACGTCCAGATCCAACAATTAGGCGGTCAGGTTGTGTTGAAGACTCATTTTTTGAAGCCCTCAATGACGAACCACTTTGCCATTCACACGTCTTATATGCCAAGATGCATTTCTTCCTCATCCACAGGAAATACTCATGAGCAATTGCAGCGTCACTGCCTGGCTCACCACCATATAAAAATGCAAATTCTGGATTCTTGGATTCATTTATGTGAGCCATATCTTCAACACAATTTCCATTCTTAGCAATAAGGTGGCACAAATCTTCAATGTTCCGAACAACTTTTTTTTCTGATGGCTtaggtggaggtggaggaagaTCTGATATAGCACTTCCATCTGATGTACTATCTCCAGCTATAGGACCCACCTCAGAGTCACTTCCACCTTCTTGATTTAGAAAGGCAACATGGGTAGGGGCATTATGTCTAACCTGATTGGGGGCAGAAGATGATGTAAATGAAGAAGTGGGTGGTGGCGGAGAAGGCAGACCAGGAGGTGGAGAAGAAGGTGGTGGCggcggtggtggtggtggtggcggtggCGGAGGCAAAACCATGGAAGGCGTATGAGAATCTCCAACAGTTGAAGGTACAAAACCTACTTGAGCAGGACTAGATAAACTATAAGTGGGAGGGCGAGGTGGGATATGTTGAAGACCCTGCACAGAACCAGGCTGCTGTGGATGTGGATGAAGAGGAGATCTATACAATGTTTGTCCTtgcggaggaggaggaggaggtaaCACCCTGGGAGGAGGTAGGGCCTGTAACATTTCCGAGTGAGGACCAAGTGGTGGAGGTACTGGTGGTGGAAGGTGATGCATATTTTGTGTCCCTAAATGCGGATGATACTGTGAATTCTGTTGGCTATTAGAGTATGTAAGAGGCAACTGGGCACTTCCATGAATTTGTAAATAAGATTGACCTGTGTTTGGCATCCCACCAGCTGGGACTTGAATGGGTGGACCTTGGTGAACTGAGAGGGATGGAACAGGTGGAACATGCTGATGATATATATGAGGACCTGGATGACCTACATGAGGTGGAACAGCAGGAGGAGCTTGTTGATTCAAAGGAGGTGGTGGGGCTGAGTGCCCTTGATGAGAATGAGGGTGAGGAGGTGGTGGAGCCAGAGGTCGCTGTGGGTACGCAGTTGACATGGGTGTATTAGGACCCTGCCCAAAATGAGGACCATAATTCCCTTGACCATACATCTAATGTGTTACGGCTTCACTGTCAATCTGGTAACAATTCGGTCACTCAGATTTTCCCAGCCTAAACCCAATTTTTGCCCATCTCAGATGCTGACACAACTCATAGCACAAGTTCTGGTTCGAAGCTGAATGAATTCATCGTGAGAAAAAACCAGTAAACACTACAATGCTACAACATTTATGTATGAGTACTACAAAGCTACAATTAATAAAGCCAAAAAAACTTTCgaacttcttcaaattttaattgggACCCAATGCACAAACATACAACTTTGGAAACCCATAAATGAAATTAGCATTTTTGTTTATCCTTTCACTCTTAGCACCTAAAGTAAACCCTTCACATTTATACGTcaagcttataaaaaaaaaagttcagaaAATTAAACATCATACCGAATATGCCTCAATAACCAAATTCAACTGAAAAAGAAGACCATTTCGGAAGTCGAAATTATCCGAAGCAAAATCCTCTCACTGGAAATGCATCATCCCCATCATAAacagtatattttttttaaaacacaataggAAAAGCGACCGCTGATCTTCCCTTTCAGTGCCCAGAAAACCTAAGATAAGAAGCGAAAAGAAAAAGACCTAAAAGTATCCACTGTGTTTAGTCTAACTCCATTGAAGTAATCATTTGGCAATAAGCAGATTGTGTCAAATCTCAAAAGACCGTTTTCCGTCGTCTTCCTAAATATtcccagcaaccaaacagagaaTAAAGCAGAAATTCATTGAAAACTAATTCAGAACTAGGCCGAAACCTTACCTCTAAAATCCAAATTCACGGAAACGAAATGACCAGTCCGCTCGATTCAAAGGATAATAAGTGCGAGAGAAATTTGAAAACGACGTATCTTTAGGGAGCTTCGAAGAGCTGAGACTATAAGGTATAAACCCTAGAACCTGGGCAATTGAAAGTTCtggtggtttttatttttatttgcttttcaaCAGTTGGGAGTGAATGTTGTGACCGCCTTTATAAACCCCACCCCCCcaatataaagaaagaaaacagaaaaaggtCTCATCTTGTTTTTCACTTTTGAGTAGGCTATGTTTTGATTCCCTAGCCCTAACTCAGCGTGAgaataaagaaaggaaaacacCATCCGGCCGTCTCATTCTTTTCGCTGTCTTACCGCTTGACGTCGTCATGCCATGTGCTTAAGTTTCCATTTGGTTATAAGATTAATTGAGgttaatttcatttcatctaattttaaattaagtttaatatttaaatatctaatttttaaattattaaactcatcttaatttaaaattttctatacataacttttttcaactcaacacatctTTATACGTGGGACCTATAatcttttctaattttctataaatagtattaaactcatcttaacatctaaatatatctaaactcattttagctAGGCCTCACATAACTCACTCCGTCAAGTTaacttactattattcataaagaacttaaTTCAGCTCAATATCTAATCATAACctaagttattttaaaaaaagacaaaaaactaaagaaatggAAGCCCTCCACCCCGAGCTACCAAAAGCAAATCCTAGAGCATTTGAAACCAAATCATCCCTTGAAGTGGTAGAATCTCAGCTTCCTTGAACTTGGCCCCAACATTACCTTCAGGAGGTTGGGTAATTTGTAATCTTTTGTCCACCTTTTTCTAGAGGCTAGGCAGGCAGGTAGGGTAGTGCTTGTGACACAAAAGTCCAGACGGTAGGAGAAATGCAAAGATATACCTGAAAGCAATTGGTTGATGATGAGAACATTTCTAAAAGCAAAAGACCAAACTGGTTGTACCTATAAATTCACATCCAATTGACCTGCTATAATATTGTGAGATGGGGAAAACCAGCACCTCATAGCTGCTTTTTCAGTCCCAAGTCCAACCTttcatctctctccctctctccaaaGATTGTCCCTTTCTGTCTCTCTAACAATACGCCACAACAACAAATGAAAAGATAGAAGAAACCAGGAAAGTTCAAGCaactcccctcccctcccccaatcaaaaaacaaaggaagagTCATTAAGGTGTCccttcatttttaatttatattattattttctttccattGTTTCTGATCCATtagttgttttgtttgtttatgaGTAGCAATATCTATGTCACTTAGTGGCAATAGCTCAAGTGTAATTTTAAGGGATGTGATCACCAAATAGTGTATCCCTTAAAATGACATCCTCTTCACGGTGATGGTTTCCATAAAAGGCAATAGAAGAGAAAGTGTCAAGAGACACAACCTTTTAATTTAGTCAAAAGTTTGTGTCACTTACCAATGATTGTGCCCATCGCCAACCAGTGCCTCATGGTCTATAAATAGAGATTATTTGTGCACAATTAATACACTTGAATTCTCCTTATCCATCACCAACTTGTAGGACAAATATCCTCACAGGAGTGTCACCATATTTCTAAAACTCTgtccattttcattttataaaattctacaatggtatcaagagcctagTCATGCGAGATAGGTTATTTTTGCACATTGAGAAAACCATCAATAGGCAAGCGCTTCGTTTGGCAATCACAGTTACATATTACAATCATCTTCAGAGACTCTTGGATTCGAAGataaaacttttcaaaattatGGTGGGAGGCGTAGAGTATACTGGGAATCTTCACAATGTGGTAAGTAGTTACTATTTTGAAGAAAACtattgaaatattttcactcaaagaggaaaaacaatgcTACTCGAAATAGAGAAAagtgaaaaattttcaaaaactatTTTGGCTGgtcattgaatttttttagtaCCACCAGGATTTGAGTGTCAAAAATTGGGTCGCCATCATCCAATACGTTGGAGGAAGACACCACTTGGAGTTTCACAGAAATGGGAAGGGCATGAGGAAAAAGACAATACATTTGCTATCGACTAACGATAACAATACATACTATGATTTCTTGGGGCAAAGtatatgtaaatttaaagtTAATGGTTCCTTTATTTACTTATTGATGTATTATATGTATCTAGTATTCGTAAGAATTCAGTATTAGTGCTTGTACTAAATcagaaaggctaaacaattaagTCTAAATCTGAAACTTATGTTATAAGTAAAGGTGATGTATCAATGAAAGGCATAAGAAATCACGATATGTACGTACTGAATgttaatattaataaagtatCTATTATGATTATTTGAATGTGTCTACTAATTGTATATGTTTATGGCATTTAAGATTAGgccatataaataaataaaaaatgatcaaaatatataaaaatggattaatagaacaaataaactcaaataattttgatatatgtgAATcatatatcaaaagaaaaattaatagtaaatatttttccaaatgtTGAAAATCCACAAATTTACTTGAAATtatacattttaatatttttggagcttttaaaataaaaacccacAGAGAAATTgagtattttattaatttcactTATGACTATTTAAGATATGGGCATATTTACTTACTCAAACATAAATATGAGGCAATTGAGAAATTTAGGCCCCATTTGGATACGCATATGagattaaatattttgaatagtaatgagatatttgagttaagatgagatgagatagtttgggtATCTAAATACTCATCTAGGCATCTAAATTGGACCTTTAAGAATATAAAGCAAGAGTAAAAACCTAGTTGGGTAGGCCCGTTAAAGGTTTGACTAGAGTGATAAAGGAGGTGAATTTAAAGTTTTGGATAATTTCTGTAAATTGAATAGTATAAGACATATTTATACTATGCCATATAAGCCTCAATAAAATGACATTgcacaaagaaaaaatagaaatctaTTGGATATGACGAGATCAATGATGATATATGCTGATCTATTAACACATTTTTAGGGAGAAGCATTATCAATTGTGGCATATGTATTTAATAGAGTTGAAACCAAAGTGAAACCTCTAACACCTTACGAGATATGGACGAGACATAAATCAGagttaaataaattcaaagttgGGGTTGTGAAGCACAAGTGCTTATCCCAAAGC
This Carya illinoinensis cultivar Pawnee chromosome 11, C.illinoinensisPawnee_v1, whole genome shotgun sequence DNA region includes the following protein-coding sequences:
- the LOC122282284 gene encoding uncharacterized protein LOC122282284 isoform X3; this translates as MYGQGNYGPHFGQGPNTPMSTAYPQRPLAPPPPHPHSHQGHSAPPPPLNQQAPPAVPPHVGHPGPHIYHQHVPPVPSLSVHQGPPIQVPAGGMPNTGQSYLQIHGSAQLPLTYSNSQQNSQYHPHLGTQNMHHLPPPVPPPLGPHSEMLQALPPPRVLPPPPPPQGQTLYRSPLHPHPQQPGSVQGLQHIPPRPPTYSLSSPAQVGFVPSTVGDSHTPSMVLPPPPPPPPPPPPPPSSPPPGLPSPPPPTSSFTSSSAPNQVRHNAPTHVAFLNQEGGSDSEVGPIAGDSTSDGSAISDLPPPPPKPSEKKVVRNIEDLCHLIAKNGNCVEDMAHINESKNPEFAFLYGGEPGSDAAIAHEYFLWMRKKCILAYKTCEWQSGSSLRASKNESSTQPDRLIVGSGRYSPTDSDMEMEDDFAQSDNDQGVNHSIEIPNNGCDLVPKKCDANEHLHAQHSLAEGSLMKEASSEKGTCSGPSKIGEEGKGLHLDNSTFRKPIYDVHIPITFGAAEAIPTDECFGEPIKGGSPFRLLQGYASDDSSENDDKPHCEDGCPLTLSPSITPLAMNSNRDSSHNLGTDVVSKGFYETEKGFGLHSESSIAHKAPEVTSDSQKVVKDTGTASISSGTTDEHVDYNHENQVAISHAASHEALLEKDDLGGTGIDVSKSAMSQKKNKEKNTKLESTPLKVDEFGRLVKDDATDSDTDDSHHTRRRTKRGRSRSRSQSPIDRSRRSRPRKRRERRSRSRSWSPRSRRSRSRSPLSWRAGEVSIENMRRQKGHIPECFDFRRGRCYRGASCRYMHHESDRSSGSRYQKSKRQFPEDPPSLRNSNTREDIHKTSANVPNNEREASKSQELHPYQDVHDATKDGNISWKREDILNDAGKSGISDSDGPIFNSNIIKHESSRDVAAELWEMQVVQEKQQQQTTNIHDAENSRLTVDSQQPLSVECCLSQAASDADIPKLQGVQNADRPSQQIHDSSISDSSPGHTPLTSNKFSTSEPLPNMKSSTQPWPDSSSISRPLSSEQSSLQSLAPKESSHSISGMGFSHHPSELHPPPVSLGVNAGHTVQLLKDDLIPQSASFPFESVPGDSFHPYQLPLPKQHSQYSVPPNSSWTSLPPPPPRPLYDSTGDAGTASSGVSSQFQQSPSLPYSSQASVRIYPSDRAAYIRVSEFPLQACPPGQGPHQQDLGSNPLPKSNHPSQPFGGTCLVRENHFPQLPAQDLISSSSFAAGNMLPSARELFKDKMHSFSGDSLPPAELIQLSSQSVPYSQSQQSPYGLKYPAADIILGEPGKTSSVSRYPSELLGGHQSSQLPEFGGSRISAHHNPYASTFEQPLSSILSSGVFKQEKDAPYSSKFDSSFKPSHVLVDGLGIGHVRSSQTTFSPSSTKAIGQLLPRSGGDQYDPLFDSIEPVSNSFRRDDHGQKPELTGESDSILRFSGTHKLPDVEEKHKEIGAVASTTSLDNDEYGETADAEVGAVENESPSTPINVANVTGGDIEIDQIKSSGKSKKSKDSRSMKLFKIAVADFVKEVLKPSWRQGNMSKEAFKTIVKKTVDKVSGAMKSHKVPKSQAKIDQYIDSSQRKLTKLVMGYVDKYVKV
- the LOC122282284 gene encoding uncharacterized protein LOC122282284 isoform X1, whose translation is MYGQGNYGPHFGQGPNTPMSTAYPQRPLAPPPPHPHSHQGHSAPPPPLNQQAPPAVPPHVGHPGPHIYHQHVPPVPSLSVHQGPPIQVPAGGMPNTGQSYLQIHGSAQLPLTYSNSQQNSQYHPHLGTQNMHHLPPPVPPPLGPHSEMLQALPPPRVLPPPPPPQGQTLYRSPLHPHPQQPGSVQGLQHIPPRPPTYSLSSPAQVGFVPSTVGDSHTPSMVLPPPPPPPPPPPPPPSSPPPGLPSPPPPTSSFTSSSAPNQVRHNAPTHVAFLNQEGGSDSEVGPIAGDSTSDGSAISDLPPPPPKPSEKKVVRNIEDLCHLIAKNGNCVEDMAHINESKNPEFAFLYGGEPGSDAAIAHEYFLWMRKKCILAYKTCEWQSGSSLRASKNESSTQPDRLIVGSGRYSPTDSDMEMEDDFAQSDNDQGVNHSIEIPNNGCDLVPKKCDANEHLHAQHSLAEGSLMKEASSEKGTCSGPSKIGEEGKGLHLDNSTFRKPIYDVHIPIVSSAGASEHTIARNLEKSPASLSNELICLSKTFGAAEAIPTDECFGEPIKGGSPFRLLQGYASDDSSENDDKPHCEDGCPLTLSPSITPLAMNSNRDSSHNLGTDVVSKGFYETEKGFGLHSESSIAHKAPEVTSDSQKVVKDTGTASISSGTTDEHVDYNHENQVAISHAASHEALLEKDDLGGTGIDVSKSAMSQKKNKEKNTKLESTPLKVDEFGRLVKDDATDSDTDDSHHTRRRTKRGRSRSRSQSPIDRSRRSRPRKRRERRSRSRSWSPRSRRSRSRSPLSWRAGEVSIENMRRQKGHIPECFDFRRGRCYRGASCRYMHHESDRSSGSRYQKSKRQFPEDPPSLRNSNTREDIHKTSANVPNNEREASKSQELHPYQDVHDATKDGNISWKREDILNDAGKSGISDSDGPIFNSNIIKHESSRDVAAELWEMQVVQEKQQQQTTNIHDAENSRLTVDSQQPLSVECCLSQAASDADIPKLQGVQNADRPSQQIHDSSISDSSPGHTPLTSNKFSTSEPLPNMKSSTQPWPDSSSISRPLSSEQSSLQSLAPKESSHSISGMGFSHHPSELHPPPVSLGVNAGHTVQLLKDDLIPQSASFPFESVPGDSFHPYQLPLPKQHSQYSVPPNSSWTSLPPPPPRPLYDSTGDAGTASSGVSSQFQQSPSLPYSSQASVRIYPSDRAAYIRVSEFPLQACPPGQGPHQQDLGSNPLPKSNHPSQPFGGTCLVRENHFPQLPAQDLISSSSFAAGNMLPSARELFKDKMHSFSGDSLPPAELIQLSSQSVPYSQSQQSPYGLKYPAADIILGEPGKTSSVSRYPSELLGGHQSSQLPEFGGSRISAHHNPYASTFEQPLSSILSSGVFKQEKDAPYSSKFDSSFKPSHVLVDGLGIGHVRSSQTTFSPSSTKAIGQLLPRSGGDQYDPLFDSIEPVSNSFRRDDHGQKPELTGESDSILRFSGTHKLPDVEEKHKEIGAVASTTSLDNDEYGETADAEVGAVENESPSTPINVANVTGGDIEIDQIKSSGKSKKSKDSRSMKLFKIAVADFVKEVLKPSWRQGNMSKEAFKTIVKKTVDKVSGAMKSHKVPKSQAKIDQYIDSSQRKLTKLVMGYVDKYVKV